DNA sequence from the Anaerolineae bacterium genome:
GCGGCTTTGAAGCCACCGCTGCAATGAGCGCTGAGATTCCTGCGATGGGACCCCAGCCAGCAAATGGGCCACCTCGATGTCTTCATTCAGTAGGAGGTGTGCCAAGTGGGTAGCCTGCAACCACTTCCACTTCAACTTCGTACACGATAGAGGGGCGTTCATATGTTCGGCGCTGTTGACGCTCAGTGCGATTCAGCTCATTTGAGTGCTCAGTGCGGCGTTCCATATTGTTATTCTTATTATTCATTCAAATCACTCCTTTCTCCTAATAGTACTTGGCGGTGAAGAAGCGCCTCCCACCGCGCAATGGAAGAGATCCCCGTCCTCGATCAACGCTTCGCCGTGACAGTGCGTGCAATAATCCTTCAATTCGCATGTCATGCACTCGGGCAGGCGGCTCAAGGTGAGATCATACAGCTCCTTCTACACGGGCGACTCGCGCCAGATCGTGCGCAACGGCGCCTGGCGCACATTGCCAATCCGGATGCGCGCTCCCACGCACGAGAACACGTCCCCATTGGGGCCGATGGTGCATCCTAACCCCCCGATGCCGCAGAAGCGAAAGTCGGCGCCGCGCTGCTTGGGGTTCAGCCAGGGGGTCGGATCCAGCTCTCGCCGGAAGAAGTCCAGTACTTGCTCGTCCGTCATCCGATGCGCCAATCTCCTAGAGAGTACGCTCATCACACGACTAGCACCTGCTTCTCCACCAGTTCCTGGATAAATGTCTGTAAATCGGCCAGGGCTTGCTCTTCGCTCACCTCGTACTCGTCCACGAGAATCCTCGCGATGTCGGCCACGGTCCGTGATCCGTCTATCAGTTCCCAGATGCGTCCACCGACCTCGTTGAGGACCATCACCTGGCCGGTGTCGGCCAGGACCAATACCGCCTCGTTTCCGATCATCCGTCCGGCGACTTGGGGATGCAGCCGTGGTCGCAGATCAACGGTGATCATCGATCACCCTCCAGAAATCGGGATCCTTGCGGAAGTAGAGCTCGAAGACCGGTACCTGAGTGGCCAGCCGGACACAGATGTCCACGACCTGGCGGCCCAGGTCTGGGTTAATGGCCACAGGGCGCGCACAGCTTGCCAGTTCCGCTACCGCTCGCGCCAGCGGCATAGGGGCGAGCCGGTGCTCCGGGGCCTTGCGCAGCCGATATAGCCCGGCCAGCGGGGCGCGAATGTTAGTTTGAGGGGTGTCTTGCATCTCGCCACTGCGAAAGGGGACGCCGAAGGCCTGGAACGAGCCGTTGACCGGCTTCACGATCAGGATGTCGTCGCTGAGGATGATGTGCCCATCTGAGAGGCGGGTCGCCGTGGTCTTGCCGCTGCCAGAGACTCCGAAGAACAGAAAGGCGCGCCCATCTTTCACCACGCCAGCGGAGTGTAGCAGCAGCCCGCCGGCTCGCAGCGTACACCAGGCGTAGAGCGCGCGCAGGAAGTACTCGATGAGCCCCGTGGGCGCCATCACCAGGTGCCCCTCTCCCGTTGCCAAGTTCACGGCGCCCTTTTCCACGTAGGACTCGAAGGTCAATACTTCGTTCTGGAACGTGGTGTTGATCACCCAGGGGCCAGGCCGCATGGGCACGAATTGGACTCCCTCGCGCACGGCCACCTCTATCGCGAGGTCGGCGGGGGCATTGGGGGCCAGGAACTCCGCGTAGCGGGCCCGGATGCGCTCCGCCATATTGGCGTCGTCAACGCATAACGCGACGCAGATATCGGCAATGGAGATGCGGATCTCGTACATGGTCGTTATCGGTGAGCGAGACTTGGTTCGGCAAACACTCGGGTGGTGATGCCAAAGAAGCAGCTAAGCTCAGGCATCCGCCCATTCTGTCAGCAGGACTTAATTTTACAACAGAGTACAGAAACTAGACTACTTGATACTAGTCTGAACTTTACAATTTGCTTACAGTTTCTCCCCACGGTGAGCCCAAACCCGCCTGGTGGGTGGCATTTAGCCCTCTGCGATGGCCCGGAGGGCCTGGCGGTTGAGGATGGTGATGCGCTTGCGGCCGATGTCAATGATGCCTTGCGCTTTGAGGTCGTTGAGCACCTGGGTGGCTGTCTCGCGGTAGGTCCCCACGGACTCCGCTAGGTCCTGGTGCGTTAGCCCAGTGATCACATCGCCCTGCTCCTCTGCCAGCCGGAGCAACAGCGACGCCAGGCGGGCGGGGATCCCCTTGAAGGCCATGTCCTTCAGCCGCTCCTCTGCGGCTCGCAGCCGGCGCCCGGTGATCTCCAGGACACGCAGCGCTATTTGCGGCTTGTTCAGGATCAGGCGCTCGAGGTCGGTCCGGCTCATCACGCAGATCTGACAATCTTCGATGGCCTCAGCGAAGGTGTTGTGCATCTGCTGGCCGATCAGCGCCATCTCCCCGAAGATACTGCCGGGTCCTAACGTAGCGATCACCAGCTTCTTGCCTTCTGGTGAAATACGGTAGAGCTGAACCCGTCCCTGTTTTAAAATGAAAAGGACTTCCCCAAT
Encoded proteins:
- a CDS encoding SPASM domain-containing protein codes for the protein MTDEQVLDFFRRELDPTPWLNPKQRGADFRFCGIGGLGCTIGPNGDVFSCVGARIRIGNVRQAPLRTIWRESPV
- a CDS encoding PqqD family protein; this encodes MITVDLRPRLHPQVAGRMIGNEAVLVLADTGQVMVLNEVGGRIWELIDGSRTVADIARILVDEYEVSEEQALADLQTFIQELVEKQVLVV
- a CDS encoding Crp/Fnr family transcriptional regulator, producing the protein MDLDKLAYLQEMEIFQDLSPKEMAELDRITTVSSVEKGKVFYRPEEIGEVLFILKQGRVQLYRISPEGKKLVIATLGPGSIFGEMALIGQQMHNTFAEAIEDCQICVMSRTDLERLILNKPQIALRVLEITGRRLRAAEERLKDMAFKGIPARLASLLLRLAEEQGDVITGLTHQDLAESVGTYRETATQVLNDLKAQGIIDIGRKRITILNRQALRAIAEG